The Candidatus Cloacimonadota bacterium genome includes the window GGAGGAGGTTGGAGTGGAACAGCTTCGGCTCCTGCTCTAAGAATATCACAACGTTTACAGGCAGCTCAAGGTTTTGACGGACATGACATCAGCAGCGGCTTTCGAGCTTGCAGAACAAAATAAGGACAGGAGGAATCAATTATGAAAAAGCAATATTTAATTTCGTTGGCAGTGTTGTTTATAACATTCAATCTTTTTTGTTTGAACGATATGGGAAAAGGCGGTAGTTATGATGGTTATTCGATGACCGAAACAGGTGTGATCGAGTTGGGTGGTTCCGGCTCGATTCCTGTACCTACAGATTTAACTGTTAGTGATATTACCTCTTCGGCAGCAACTTTCTGTTGGACTGAAAACGGAGCTGCAACTCAATGGAATATCGAAGTAGGTCTTCCCGGGTTTACTCCCGGAACATCATCTTATGAACAGGCTTATCCATTGGTAACTGAAAATCCTTATACTGGTGGAGATTTAACTCCAGCTACAGATTATGAAGTTTATGTTCAATCATATTACAACGGAAATGTAAGTATCTGGTCGCTTCCTGCTGCCTTTACAACTACAGTTAATGAGTATTGTGAAGCTTCAGGTGCAAATCAATTCGTACACATAACAAGTGTTGCCATCGGAGATATCAATAATCCATCAGGAGCATCTCCTTATTCTGATTATACAGCCCTATCTACGAGTGTTACACCGGGAGATACAGGGATTGAAATTACTACCAGTTGTAATTATAATTTTTATTATACTGATTTAGGTTTATGGATCGACTGGAACCATGATTATGATTTTGAAGATGCTGGTGAAGATTTGTTTTGCGTAAGCTATGGTAATGGAACTTATACCTTCGATGTACCAATCGATGCTGCCGTAGGTGA containing:
- a CDS encoding fibronectin type III domain-containing protein encodes the protein MKKQYLISLAVLFITFNLFCLNDMGKGGSYDGYSMTETGVIELGGSGSIPVPTDLTVSDITSSAATFCWTENGAATQWNIEVGLPGFTPGTSSYEQAYPLVTENPYTGGDLTPATDYEVYVQSYYNGNVSIWSLPAAFTTTVNEYCEASGANQFVHITSVAIGDINNPSGASPYSDYTALSTSVTPGDTGIEITTSCNYNFYYTDLGLWIDWNHDYDFEDAGEDLFCVSYGNGTYTFDVPIDAAVGDTRMRVRLKYSGDGCHGPCGETAYGEVEDYTLTIGGGTLDVPTNVAITHDGTDITLTWDPVAGAASYNIYSSTNPYAAQPWTEVTDTGSFPNPEEWTVTSPVVDTFYYVTADSESRMLSNPSDKE